One part of the Leptolyngbya sp. 'hensonii' genome encodes these proteins:
- a CDS encoding acyltransferase family protein yields the protein MSEQLSPNSKPRFQWIDQAKGIAILTILVFHFFQNYPDATPLIKTLTDKIAAKLGFAAVDIFFIIAGFNIGYSLLKPAAVSLSHLDWLSWLKKRLIRLYPGYFLAIFFTLVLSFLGGQFKIKSGFNFILSLLGIAGYQFQAINPGFWFFTVILESASQFCKTHFEN from the coding sequence ATGAGTGAACAACTCTCCCCTAATTCAAAACCCAGGTTTCAGTGGATTGATCAGGCTAAAGGAATTGCTATCCTGACAATATTGGTTTTTCACTTTTTTCAAAACTATCCTGATGCTACTCCGCTGATTAAAACTCTTACAGACAAAATTGCAGCAAAATTAGGATTTGCTGCAGTAGATATTTTTTTTATTATTGCTGGTTTCAATATTGGTTATTCCCTGCTAAAACCTGCTGCAGTTTCCCTGTCTCACCTTGACTGGCTTAGCTGGCTTAAAAAAAGATTAATCAGATTGTATCCGGGCTATTTTCTGGCGATATTCTTTACCTTGGTACTCTCCTTTTTGGGAGGCCAATTTAAGATCAAGTCAGGATTCAATTTCATTTTGAGTCTGCTCGGCATTGCTGGATATCAATTTCAGGCAATCAACCCAGGGTTCTGGTTCTTTACGGTGATCTTAGAGAGTGCATCCCAGTTTTGTAAGACTCATTTTGAGAATTGA